In Pseudopipra pipra isolate bDixPip1 chromosome 5, bDixPip1.hap1, whole genome shotgun sequence, the following proteins share a genomic window:
- the LOC135415108 gene encoding uncharacterized protein LOC135415108, protein MWTTKKFTDLQPRKWLSSWQRKHKVDNWQTQAAAQEEEKSASSAAAAAEQVRAAGAESQAAAPRSPRGRGRAVLGTLQRVARAARSRLAVGMRRRGQKPEPQREVEQGREAARAGTSAAAGSERQDSALQSPCCPPSPFPSHLEALRGQWAGAAAGAVLPVAEREDQACSEDESLWDISSLFELSTGDESPEESWSSGQECSSGSLPCQAWAEPGSSQAGTTPVHGPGLSLTSPSTRAKTPTPDGFPDRCALSPLPSDLEALSGQWAGTAAEAVLPVAASEDGACCEELSDICSLLELPQEERSGDQRWRRREKRLPVPMPREAWSEPWGLQVPTATARAPVRPCLGSPSTRPQAPSPDACPPSPSPSQLSAPSGQWAGLPHVSRESRGQENADPPLSPEEDSHGEELSENKGQGVQIYTIWVKPSLIPVLLEPQPAGPEGPKCPCVICAEAAQEAVGDPRGTSPAPAGPRHSRPTAAAPQRPTGCCPAVLDTLQRTARATLSRIAAVIRRRGRWPGEQQHPAQGMDAAMLAIRATSDLSLRAWDIPRPRLAAQGGGSASCGMQTGLKCGEAAGSGAVRELLAGAGWSVCEGKAGEPCAGHRRLQVVAASRSQLCAPCAAVLGAPGNGPL, encoded by the exons ATGTGGACGACGAAGAAGTTCACCGACTTGCAGCCACGCAAGTGGCTGTCGAGCTGGCAGAGGAAGCACAAG gtggacaactggcagacgcaggcagcagcgcaggaagaggagaagagcgcctcttctgctgctgccgcagctgagcaggtgagagcagcaggggcagagagccaggcagctgccccacgCAGCCCCagaggccgcggccgcgctgtgctgggcaccctgcAGCGCGTGGCACGCGCCGCCCGCAGCAGGCTGGCGGTTGGGATGCGGCGACGTGGCCAGAAGCCGGAGCCACAGAGGGAGGTGGAACAAGGTAgggaggcagccagagcaggaacatccgcagcagcagggtcagagaggcaggactctgccctgcaaagcccctgctgtccccccagccccttcccaagccatCTGGAAGCCCTCCGTGGGCAGTGGgccggggcagcagcgggggcagtgctgccagtggcagagagggaggacCAGGCCTGCTCCGAGGACGAGAgcctctgggacatctccagcctcttcgAGCTGTCAACGGGGGATGAAAgcccagaggaaagctggagcagTGGGCAAGAATGtagctcagggtccctcccgtgccaggcatgggcagagcccgggAGCTCTCAAGCAGGCACAACCCCAGTCCACGGCCCAGGGCTCAGTCTCACAAGCCCTTCCACCAGGGCAAAGACCCCCACCCCGGACGGCTTTCCAGACCGCTGCGCCCTCAGCCCCTTGCCAAGTGACCTGGAAGCtctcagtgggcagtgggcagggacagcagccgaGGCCGTCCTGCCAGTGGCAGCGAGCGAGGATGGGGCGTGCTGCGAGGAGCTCtcagacatctgcagcctcctagaGCTGCCCCAAGAAGAACGCAGCGGAGACcaaaggtggaggaggagagaaaagaggctccccgtgcccatgccACGGGAGGCATGGTCAGAGCCCTGGGGCCTTCAAGTGCCCACAGCGACAGCCCGTGCCCCAGTTCGCCCGTGCCTCGGCAGCCCTTCCACCAGGCCACAGGCCCCGAGCCCGGacgcctgcccccccagcccctcgccaagccagctgtcagctcccagtgggcagtgggcagggctccCGCACGTCTCCAGGGAGTCCCGAGGGCAAGAAAACGCAGACCCACCGCTGTCCCCGGAAGAAGACAGCCACGGCGAGGAGCTGTCAGAGAACAAAGGGCAAGGCGTCCAAATATACACCATCTGGGTCAAGCCCTCCCTCATtccggtgctgctggagcctcagcctgctggcccgGAAGGGCCCAAATGTCCCTGCGTCATCTGCGCAGAGGCGGCCCAAGAGGCAGTCGGGGACCCGCGCGGCACATCTCCTGCCCCGGCGGGTCCCAGGCACAGCCGGCCAACGGCTgctgccccgcagcgccccacaggctgctgccccgcCGTGCTGGACACGCTGCAGCGCACGGCACGTGCCACCCTGAGCAGGATCGCAGCTGTGATCCGGCGACGGGGCCGGTGGccgggggaacagcagcacccGGCTCAAGGCATGGATGCAGCCATGCTg GCAATTCGAGCCACAAGTGACTTGTCTCTCCGAGCCTGGGACATCCCGCGGCCacggctggctgcccagggcggtgGCAGCGCCAGCTGCGGGATGCAGACAGGGCTGAAGTGCGGGGAGGccgcgggcagcggggccgtgcgggagcTGTTGGCTGGGGCCGGCTGGAGCGTCTGTGAGGGGAAAGCGGGGGAGCCTTGTGCCGGGCACAGGCGGTTGCAAGTAGTTGCAGCCAGCCGCAGCCAGTTGTGCGCCCCCTGCGCTGCCGTCCTCGGGGCGCCGGGAAACGGCCCATTGTGA
- the LOC135415109 gene encoding uncharacterized protein LOC135415109, whose protein sequence is MWTTKKFTDLQPRKWLSSWQRKHKVDNWQTQAAAQEEEKSASSAAAAAEQVRAAGAESQAAAPRSPRGRGRAVLGTLQRVARAARSRLAVGMRRRGQKPEPQREVEQGREAARAGTSAAAGSERQDSALQSPCCPPSPFPSHLEALRGQWAGAAAGAVLPVAEREDQACSEDESLWDISSLFELSTGDESPEESWSSGQECSSGSLPCQAWAEPGSSQAGTTPVHGPGLSLTSPSTRAKTPTPDGFPDRCALSPLPSDLEALSGQWAGTAAEAVLPVAASEDGACCEELSDICSLLELPQEERSGDQRWRRREKRLPVPMPREAWSEPWGLQVPTATARAPVRPCLGSPSTRPQAPSPDACPPSPSPSQLSAPSGQWAGLPHVSRESRGQENADPPLSPEEDSHGEELSENKGQGVQIYTIWVKPSLIPVLLEPQPAGPEGPKCPCVICAEAAQEAVGDPRGTSPAPAGPRHSRPTAAAPQRPTGCCPAVLDTLQRTARATLSRITAVIRRRGRRPGEQQHPAQGMDAAMLAIRATSDLSLRAWDIPRPRLAAQGGGSASCGMQTGLKCGEAAGSGAVRELLAGAGWSVCEGKAGEPCAGHRRLQVVAASRSQLCAPCAAVLGAPGNGPL, encoded by the exons ATGTGGACGACGAAGAAGTTCACCGACTTGCAGCCACGCAAGTGGCTGTCGAGCTGGCAGAGGAAGCACAAG gtggacaactggcagacgcaggcagcagcgcaggaagaggagaagagcgcctcttctgctgctgccgcagctgagcaggtgagagcagcaggggcagagagccaggcagctgccccacgCAGCCCCagaggccgcggccgcgctgtgctgggcaccctgcAGCGCGTGGCACGCGCCGCCCGCAGCAGGCTGGCGGTTGGGATGCGGCGACGTGGCCAGAAGCCGGAGCCACAGAGGGAGGTGGAACAAGGTAgggaggcagccagagcaggaacatccgcagcagcagggtcagagaggcaggactctgccctgcaaagcccctgctgtccccccagccccttcccaagccatCTGGAAGCCCTCCGTGGGCAGTGGgccggggcagcagcgggggcagtgctgccagtggcagagagggaggacCAGGCCTGCTCCGAGGACGAGAgcctctgggacatctccagcctcttcgAGCTGTCAACGGGGGATGAAAgcccagaggaaagctggagcagTGGGCAAGAATGtagctcagggtccctcccgtgccaggcatgggcagagcccgggAGCTCTCAAGCAGGCACAACCCCAGTCCACGGCCCAGGGCTCAGTCTCACAAGCCCTTCCACCAGGGCAAAGACCCCCACCCCGGACGGCTTTCCAGACCGCTGCGCCCTCAGCCCCTTGCCAAGTGACCTGGAAGCtctcagtgggcagtgggcagggacagcagccgaGGCCGTCCTGCCAGTGGCAGCGAGCGAGGATGGGGCGTGCTGCGAGGAGCTCtcagacatctgcagcctcctagaGCTGCCCCAAGAAGAACGCAGCGGAGACcaaaggtggaggaggagagaaaagaggctccccgtgcccatgccACGGGAGGCATGGTCAGAGCCCTGGGGCCTTCAAGTGCCCACAGCGACAGCCCGTGCCCCAGTTCGCCCGTGCCTCGGCAGCCCTTCCACCAGGCCACAGGCCCCGAGCCCGGacgcctgcccccccagcccctcgccaagccagctgtcagctcccagtgggcagtgggcagggctccCGCACGTCTCCAGGGAGTCCCGAGGGCAAGAAAACGCAGACCCACCGCTGTCCCCGGAAGAAGACAGCCACGGCGAGGAGCTGTCAGAGAACAAAGGGCAAGGCGTCCAAATATACACCATCTGGGTCAAGCCCTCCCTCATtccggtgctgctggagcctcagcctgctggcccgGAAGGGCCCAAATGTCCCTGCGTCATCTGCGCAGAGGCGGCCCAAGAGGCAGTCGGGGACCCGCGCGGCACATCTCCTGCCCCGGCGGGTCCCAGGCACAGCCGGCCAACGGCTgctgccccgcagcgccccacaggctgctgccccgcCGTGCTGGACACGCTGCAGCGCACGGCACGTGCCACCCTGAGCAGGATCACAGCTGTGATCCGGCGACGGGGCCGGCGGccgggggaacagcagcacccGGCTCAAGGCATGGATGCAGCCATGCTg GCAATTCGAGCCACAAGTGACTTGTCTCTCCGAGCCTGGGACATCCCGCGGCCacggctggctgcccagggcggtgGCAGCGCCAGCTGCGGGATGCAGACAGGGCTGAAGTGCGGGGAGGccgcgggcagcggggccgtgcgggagcTGTTGGCTGGGGCCGGCTGGAGCGTCTGTGAGGGGAAAGCGGGGGAGCCTTGTGCCGGGCACAGGCGGTTGCAAGTAGTTGCAGCCAGCCGCAGCCAGTTGTGCGCCCCCTGCGCTGCCGTCCTCGGGGCGCCGGGAAACGGCCCATTGTGA
- the LOC135415110 gene encoding uncharacterized protein LOC135415110, whose protein sequence is MWTTKKFTDLQPRKWLSSWQRKHKVDNWQTQAAAQEEEKSASSAAAAAEQVRAAGAESQAAAPRSPRGRGRAVLGTLQRVARAARSRLAVGMRRRGQKPEPQREVEQGREAARAGTSAAAGSERQDSALQSPCCPPSPFPSHLEALRGQWAGAAAGAVLPVAEREDQACSEDESLWDISSLFELSTGDESPEESWSSGQECSSGSLPCQAWAEPGSSQAGTTPVHGPGLSLTSPSTRAKTPTPDGFPDRCALSPLPSDLEALSGQWAGTAAEAVLPVAASEDGACCEELSDICSLLELPQEERSGDQRWRRREKRLPVPMPREAWSEPWGLQVPTATARAPVRPCLGSPSTRPQAPSPDACPPSPSPSQLSAPSGQWAGLPHVSRESRGQENADPPLSPEEDSHGEELSENKGQGVQIYTIWVKPSLIPVLLEPQPAGPEGPKCPCVICAEAAQEAVGDPRGTSPAPAGPRHSRPTAAAPQRPTGCCPAVLDTLQRTARATLSRIAAVIRRRGRRPGEQQHPAQGMDAAMLATAPAAGAESQSQEGACSEDESLCDISSLLERCQGQENTARSWSTGGASSSGSLPSEEWAEPWDSSSATSTSTSTD, encoded by the exons ATGTGGACGACGAAGAAGTTCACCGACTTGCAGCCACGCAAGTGGCTGTCGAGCTGGCAGAGGAAGCACAAG gtggacaactggcagacgcaggcagcagcgcaggaagaggagaagagcgcctcttctgctgctgccgcagctgagcaggtgagagcagcaggggcagagagccaggcagctgccccacgCAGCCCCagaggccgcggccgcgctgtgctgggcaccctgcAGCGCGTGGCACGCGCCGCCCGCAGCAGGCTGGCGGTTGGGATGCGGCGACGTGGCCAGAAGCCGGAGCCACAGAGGGAGGTGGAACAAGGTAgggaggcagccagagcaggaacatccgcagcagcagggtcagagaggcaggactctgccctgcaaagcccctgctgtccccccagccccttcccaagccatCTGGAAGCCCTCCGTGGGCAGTGGgccggggcagcagcgggggcagtgctgccagtggcagagagggaggacCAGGCCTGCTCCGAGGACGAGAgcctctgggacatctccagcctcttcgAGCTGTCAACGGGGGATGAAAgcccagaggaaagctggagcagTGGGCAAGAATGtagctcagggtccctcccgtgccaggcatgggcagagcccgggAGCTCTCAAGCAGGCACAACCCCAGTCCACGGCCCAGGGCTCAGTCTCACAAGCCCTTCCACCAGGGCAAAGACCCCCACCCCGGACGGCTTTCCAGACCGCTGCGCCCTCAGCCCCTTGCCAAGTGACCTGGAAGCtctcagtgggcagtgggcagggacagcagccgaGGCCGTCCTGCCAGTGGCAGCGAGCGAGGATGGGGCGTGCTGCGAGGAGCTCtcagacatctgcagcctcctagaGCTGCCCCAAGAAGAACGCAGCGGAGACcaaaggtggaggaggagagaaaagaggctccccgtgcccatgccACGGGAGGCATGGTCAGAGCCCTGGGGCCTTCAAGTGCCCACAGCGACAGCCCGTGCCCCAGTTCGCCCGTGCCTCGGCAGCCCTTCCACCAGGCCACAGGCCCCGAGCCCGGacgcctgcccccccagcccctcgccaagccagctgtcagctcccagtgggcagtgggcagggctccCGCACGTCTCCAGGGAGTCCCGAGGGCAAGAAAACGCAGACCCACCGCTGTCCCCGGAAGAAGACAGCCACGGCGAGGAGCTGTCAGAGAACAAAGGGCAAGGCGTCCAAATATACACCATCTGGGTCAAGCCCTCCCTCATtccggtgctgctggagcctcagcctgctggcccgGAAGGGCCCAAATGTCCCTGCGTCATCTGCGCAGAGGCGGCCCAAGAGGCAGTCGGGGACCCGCGCGGCACATCTCCTGCCCCGGCGGGTCCCAGGCACAGCCGGCCAACGGCTgctgccccgcagcgccccacaggctgctgccccgcCGTGCTGGACACGCTGCAGCGCACGGCACGTGCCACCCTGAGCAGGATCGCAGCTGTGATCCGGCGACGGGGCCGGCGGccgggggaacagcagcacccGGCTCAAGGCATGGATGCAGCCATGCTggcaacagccccagcagcaggggcagagagccag agccaggagggggcctgctctgaggatgagaGTCTCTGcgacatctccagcctcttagagcgctgccaagggcaagaaaacACAGCCCGAAGCTGGAGTACTGGCGGAGCAAGTAGCTCTGGCTCCCTCCCGTCTGAggagtgggcagagccctgggactcttcctcagccacctccacctccacctccacggactga